One Mugil cephalus isolate CIBA_MC_2020 chromosome 10, CIBA_Mcephalus_1.1, whole genome shotgun sequence genomic window carries:
- the tdg.2 gene encoding G/T mismatch-specific thymine DNA glycosylase has product MEEKQFTSLTVPTDYFQQWYQSSQQHPEAQHVMSYHNMGHYTEGPADEPVMTELSVHRDPPVYQEPFYQNYPQFPNHYQEQNWQQNFREQQQQQQQQQQQQQQYPPVLHQPQHQHTTQQPEPSVHHQLQPPGPPQAVTPVKKKRGRPPKQQTEDGETQEEEDEAEAAKKAKRALNRFNGMSVAEVMAKTLPDVITYNLDILIIGINPGLLSAYKGHHYPNPGNHFWKCLFLSGLTDQQLNYTHDQSLPEQYSIGFTNMVERTTPGSKDLSSKEIREGGRQLLDKLQKYKPLIAAFNGKGIYEIFCKETFGVKAKNLEFGLQPYKIPETETVCYLMPSSSPRCAQFPRAQDKVHFYIKLKELRDQMKGVIPPQEVQETEYSFDLQLAKEDAKRISIKEEQLDPEYESCSGTMQGKE; this is encoded by the exons ATGGAGGAAAAGCAGTTTACATCACTGACGGTTCCCACGGATTATTTTCAGCAGTG GTACCAGTCCAGCCAGCAGCACCCCGAGGCGCAGCATGTGATGTCATATCACAACATGGGCCATTACACGGAGGGTCCTGCGGATGAGCCCGTCATGACGGAGCTGTCTGTCCACAGAGATCCGCCTGTTTACCAGGAGCCTTTTTACCAGAACTACCCTCAGTTCCCAAATCACTACCAGGAGCAGAACTGGCAGCAGAATTtcagggagcagcagcagcagcagcaacaacaacaacagcagcagcagcagtatcCTCCAGTCCTGCACCAGCCACAGCATCAACATACGACGCAGCAGCCGGAGCCAAGTGTTCATCACCAGCTTCAGCCCCCTGGTCCCCCTCAAG CCGTGACACCAGTGAAGAAGAAGCGAGGTCGACCTCCCAAACAGCAGACTGAGGATGgtgagacacaggaggaggaggacgaggccgAGGCAGCCAAAAAAGCCAAGAGGGCTCTCAACCGCTTCAACGGCATGTCGGTGGCCGAAGTCATGGCCAAAACTCTGCCAGATGTTATAACCTACAATCTCGACATATTGATA atTGGAATTAACCCAGGACTATTGTCAGCCTACAAAGGACACCATTATCCAAACCCAGGAAATCACTTCT ggaaatgtctgtttctgtctggtCTGACTGACCAACAGCTCAACTACACGCACGACCAGAGTCTGCCTGAGCAATACAGCATCGGCTTCACCAACATGGTGGAAAGGACCACACCCGGCAGCAAGGACCTCTCCAG TAAGGAGATTCGTGAAGGAGGACGACAGTTACTTGACAAGCTGCAGAAATACAAGCCATTAATAGCAGCTTTTAAtggaaaag GTATTTATGAAATCTTCTGCAAAGAAACCTTTGGTGTGAAGGCCAAGAACCTCGAGTTTGGTCTGCAGCCCTACAAAATCCCAGAGACCGAAACA GTGTGCTACTTAATGCCATCTTCCAGCCCCCGCTGTGCCCAGTTTCCCCGCGCGCAAGATAAGGTGCATTtctatatcaagctgaaggaactGCGAGACCAGATGAAAGGCGTGATACCTCCACAGGAGGTGCAAGAGACTGAGTACTCCTTCGACCTTCAGCTCGCTAAAG AGGATGCTAAGAGGATTTCAATCAAAGAGGAGCAGTTGGACCCGGAGTATGAAAGCTGTAGTGGGACGATGCAAGGCAAAgagtga